A window of Bradyrhizobium sp. AZCC 1610 contains these coding sequences:
- a CDS encoding LysR family transcriptional regulator produces MLDQGTRTIDWDDFRFVLAIVRGGSVSAAAKQLSVDHATVIRRVDRLERHLSAKLFDRRKTGYLLTEAGQRVADSAEAMESTIVANQEAVGGSRAHLTGTVRIGAPDGFGSHFLASRLVKFTERYPDLDLQLVATARLFSLSKREADIAISLTMPKEGRIVGRKLLDYSLGLYAAPAYLDRAPKITGRGDLPAHRFVGYIEELLFTPELDYLPQVSPKISAKFRSANLIAQLNATIAGFGIAVLPHFMATTHPELRPVLPDEIRISRTFWMLMHADSKDLARIRAVADYIYETAESERALFGGR; encoded by the coding sequence ATGCTGGATCAAGGCACCAGGACGATCGACTGGGATGACTTCCGTTTCGTGCTGGCAATCGTCCGCGGCGGATCGGTTTCCGCTGCCGCCAAGCAGCTATCGGTCGATCATGCCACAGTGATCCGGCGTGTCGACCGCCTGGAACGGCATCTCTCGGCAAAACTGTTTGACCGCCGCAAGACCGGCTACCTGCTGACCGAAGCCGGCCAGCGTGTCGCCGACAGCGCGGAGGCGATGGAATCCACCATCGTCGCCAACCAGGAGGCGGTCGGCGGCTCGCGCGCGCATCTGACCGGCACCGTGCGGATCGGCGCCCCCGACGGTTTCGGCAGCCATTTTCTGGCCTCGCGGCTGGTCAAATTCACCGAGCGGTATCCCGATCTCGACCTCCAGCTCGTCGCCACCGCGCGGCTGTTCAGCCTGTCGAAGCGCGAGGCCGATATTGCGATCAGCCTGACGATGCCCAAGGAAGGTCGCATCGTCGGGCGCAAGCTGCTCGACTACAGCCTCGGGCTCTATGCCGCGCCGGCCTATCTCGACCGCGCGCCGAAAATTACAGGCCGTGGCGACCTGCCCGCGCATCGCTTCGTCGGCTACATCGAGGAATTGCTGTTCACGCCCGAACTGGACTACCTGCCGCAGGTCTCGCCAAAAATTTCCGCGAAATTCCGCAGCGCCAATCTGATCGCGCAGCTCAACGCCACCATCGCAGGCTTCGGCATTGCCGTGCTGCCGCACTTCATGGCGACGACGCATCCGGAATTGCGGCCGGTGTTGCCAGACGAGATCAGGATATCCCGGACGTTCTGGATGCTGATGCACGCCGACAGCAAGGATCTAGCACGAATTCGCGCGGTTGCTGACTACATCTACGAGACAGCGGAGAGCGAACGCGCGCTGTTTGGCGGAAGGTGA
- a CDS encoding CoA-acylating methylmalonate-semialdehyde dehydrogenase — protein MRSIGHFIGGKEVKGTSGRTADVFEPMTGDVQAKVALASKAEVRAAVENARDAQVEWANTNPQRRARVMMKFLELAQRDYDKLAELLAREHGKTVPDAKGDIQRGLEVVEFACGIPHLMKGEYTEGAGPGIDIYSMRQPLGVVAGITPFNFPAMIPMWKFAPAIACGNAFILKPSERDPGVPMMLAALMIEAGLPPGILNVVNGDKEAVDAILDDPDIRAVGFVGSSPIAQYIYERAAATGKRAQCFGGAKNHAIVMPDADMDQTVDALIGAGYGSAGERCMAISVAVPVGKPTADRLMEKLIPRVESLKIGTSIDPSADYGPLVTKEALNRVRNYVEIGIKEGATLAVDGRGFKMQGYENGFYMGGCLFDNVTKDMRIYKEEIFGPVLSVVRAHDYKEALALPSDHDYGNGVAIFTRDGDAARDFAAKVNVGMVGINVPIPVPIAYYTFGGWKKSGFGDLNQHGPDSIRFYTKTKTITSRWPSGVKEGAEFSIPTMN, from the coding sequence ATGCGCTCAATCGGACATTTCATCGGTGGCAAAGAGGTCAAGGGCACGTCCGGGCGGACGGCCGACGTTTTCGAGCCGATGACCGGCGACGTTCAGGCCAAGGTGGCGCTGGCCTCCAAGGCCGAGGTTCGCGCCGCCGTCGAGAACGCCAGGGACGCCCAGGTCGAGTGGGCCAACACCAATCCGCAGCGCCGCGCCCGCGTGATGATGAAGTTTCTCGAACTCGCCCAGCGCGATTACGACAAGCTCGCAGAGCTTCTGGCGCGCGAGCACGGCAAGACCGTTCCCGACGCCAAGGGCGATATCCAGCGCGGCCTCGAGGTCGTTGAATTCGCCTGCGGCATTCCGCATCTGATGAAGGGCGAATACACCGAGGGCGCCGGCCCCGGCATCGACATCTATTCGATGCGGCAGCCGCTGGGCGTGGTCGCCGGCATCACCCCGTTCAATTTCCCGGCGATGATCCCGATGTGGAAATTCGCGCCCGCGATCGCCTGTGGTAACGCCTTCATCCTGAAGCCGTCCGAGCGCGATCCCGGCGTGCCGATGATGCTGGCTGCATTGATGATCGAGGCGGGGCTGCCGCCCGGCATCCTCAACGTCGTCAACGGCGACAAGGAAGCGGTCGACGCCATTCTCGACGATCCCGATATCAGGGCCGTTGGCTTCGTCGGCTCCTCGCCGATCGCGCAGTATATCTATGAGCGCGCGGCCGCTACCGGCAAGCGCGCGCAGTGCTTTGGCGGAGCCAAGAACCACGCCATCGTCATGCCCGACGCCGACATGGATCAGACCGTCGATGCGCTGATCGGCGCGGGCTACGGCTCGGCCGGTGAGCGCTGCATGGCGATCTCGGTGGCGGTGCCCGTCGGCAAGCCCACCGCCGATCGGCTGATGGAAAAGCTGATCCCGCGCGTCGAGAGCCTGAAGATCGGTACCTCGATCGATCCCTCCGCCGATTACGGTCCGCTGGTGACGAAAGAAGCGCTCAACCGCGTCAGGAACTATGTCGAGATCGGCATCAAGGAAGGCGCGACGCTCGCCGTCGACGGCCGCGGCTTCAAGATGCAGGGCTATGAAAACGGCTTCTACATGGGTGGCTGCCTGTTCGACAACGTCACAAAGGACATGCGGATCTACAAGGAAGAGATCTTCGGCCCGGTGCTCTCGGTGGTGCGCGCCCACGATTACAAGGAGGCGCTGGCGCTGCCGTCGGACCATGATTACGGCAACGGCGTTGCGATCTTCACCCGCGACGGCGACGCTGCCCGCGACTTTGCTGCCAAGGTGAACGTCGGCATGGTCGGCATCAACGTGCCGATCCCGGTGCCGATCGCATACTACACGTTCGGCGGCTGGAAGAAGTCCGGCTTCGGCGATCTCAACCAGCACGGCCCGGATTCGATCCGCTTCTACACCAAGACCAAGACGATCACCTCGCGCTGGCCGTCGGGCGTCAAGGAGGGCGCGGAGTTCTCGATCCCGACGATGAACTGA
- a CDS encoding isobutyryl-CoA dehydrogenase — protein MQFALNEDQVAVRDMAREFAAEKITPHALRWDEEKHFPIDVMREAASLGIGGIYIKDDVGGSAMTRFDAALIFEALATGCPTVSAFISIHNMASWMIDAYGNDTQRQKWLPKLCTMELLASYCLTEPGSGSDAAALRTRAVRDGDHYVLNGQKQFISGAGKGDLYVVMVRTGGDGPGGISTLVIDGDTPGLSFGANERKMGWNAQPTRAVIFENARVPVENRLGDEGIGFKIAMAGLDGGRINIAACSLGGAQSALEKSLAYMKERKAFGKRLDEFQALQFRLADMATELEAARTFVWRAAAALDRKDADATMLCAMAKRFGTDVGFEVANQALQLHGGYGYLSEYGIEKIVRDLRVHQILEGTNEIMRLIVSRKLIEGAR, from the coding sequence ATGCAGTTCGCTCTCAACGAGGATCAGGTGGCGGTTCGCGACATGGCGCGCGAATTCGCCGCGGAAAAGATCACGCCGCATGCGCTCCGCTGGGACGAGGAAAAGCATTTCCCCATCGATGTGATGCGCGAGGCCGCGAGCCTCGGCATCGGCGGCATCTATATCAAGGATGACGTCGGCGGCTCTGCCATGACCCGCTTCGATGCCGCACTGATCTTCGAGGCGCTGGCGACCGGTTGCCCGACCGTGTCGGCCTTCATCTCGATCCATAACATGGCGTCGTGGATGATCGACGCCTACGGCAACGACACCCAGCGCCAGAAATGGCTGCCAAAGCTCTGCACCATGGAGCTATTGGCGAGCTATTGCCTGACCGAGCCGGGCTCAGGGTCGGATGCCGCGGCGCTCCGCACTCGCGCAGTGCGCGATGGCGACCATTATGTGCTCAACGGCCAGAAGCAGTTCATCTCCGGCGCCGGCAAGGGCGATCTTTATGTGGTGATGGTGCGGACCGGCGGCGACGGACCCGGCGGCATCTCGACGCTGGTGATCGACGGCGACACGCCCGGGCTCTCATTCGGCGCCAACGAGCGCAAGATGGGCTGGAACGCGCAGCCGACCCGCGCGGTGATTTTCGAGAACGCCCGCGTGCCGGTCGAGAACCGGCTCGGCGACGAGGGCATCGGCTTCAAGATCGCGATGGCGGGGCTCGACGGTGGCCGCATCAATATCGCCGCGTGCTCGCTCGGAGGCGCACAAAGCGCGCTGGAGAAATCGCTGGCCTACATGAAGGAGCGAAAGGCCTTCGGCAAGCGCCTCGACGAATTCCAGGCGCTGCAGTTTCGCCTGGCCGACATGGCGACCGAACTGGAGGCGGCGCGGACTTTTGTGTGGCGTGCGGCTGCAGCGCTCGACCGCAAGGATGCCGACGCCACCATGCTGTGCGCGATGGCCAAGCGTTTTGGCACCGATGTCGGTTTCGAGGTCGCCAACCAGGCGCTGCAGCTGCACGGCGGCTACGGCTACCTCAGCGAATACGGCATCGAGAAGATCGTGCGCGATCTGCGCGTGCACCAGATCCTGGAAGGGACCAACGAAATCATGCGGCTGATCGTGTCGCGCAAGCTGATCGAGGGCGCGCGATGA
- a CDS encoding enoyl-CoA hydratase/isomerase family protein — MTDAADALIEGDLIAQREGACGVIRLNRPKAINAVTLEMFRDVDRALDAFEADPAAAVILLEGAGERGLCAGGDIRALWESSQVKGDLGKILWREEYILNARIKKFPKPYVAFMDGIVMGGGVGLSAHSSHRVVTDKTKLAMPEVGLGFFPDVGGTWLLSHSPGELGTYFGLTGQTMNGPDAIHAGFADAVVPSAKLAALREALTKVRTEISSAEVKALIAGFATGETAGPVAAMQAKIDGWFAYDRMEDIIASLQRDGSELALSTLKTLNEKSPRGMVVTLKLLRLARAASSLEECLVREYRAALEVFASDDFREGVRAAVIDKDRNPRWSPPRIEDVTPAMVAPYFAEIGANELKFN, encoded by the coding sequence ATGACGGACGCGGCAGACGCGCTCATCGAAGGTGACTTGATCGCGCAGCGCGAAGGCGCCTGCGGTGTGATTCGGTTGAACCGGCCAAAGGCGATCAACGCCGTTACGCTGGAAATGTTTCGCGACGTCGACAGGGCGCTCGATGCGTTCGAAGCCGACCCAGCGGCCGCCGTGATCCTGCTGGAAGGCGCGGGCGAGCGCGGCCTCTGTGCTGGCGGTGACATTCGCGCGCTCTGGGAAAGCTCACAGGTGAAGGGCGATCTCGGCAAGATCCTGTGGCGCGAGGAATACATCCTCAACGCCCGGATCAAGAAATTCCCGAAACCCTATGTGGCTTTCATGGACGGCATCGTGATGGGCGGCGGCGTCGGCTTGTCCGCGCACTCCAGCCACCGCGTCGTCACCGACAAGACGAAACTTGCGATGCCCGAGGTCGGGCTCGGCTTCTTTCCCGACGTCGGCGGCACCTGGCTGCTGTCGCATTCGCCGGGAGAGCTCGGCACGTACTTCGGACTGACCGGGCAGACCATGAACGGTCCGGACGCGATCCATGCCGGCTTTGCCGACGCGGTCGTGCCGTCGGCCAAGCTTGCCGCCTTGCGGGAGGCCCTGACCAAGGTTCGTACCGAGATTTCATCGGCAGAAGTCAAAGCTCTGATCGCCGGCTTCGCAACCGGTGAGACGGCCGGACCTGTCGCCGCGATGCAGGCGAAGATCGATGGCTGGTTCGCCTACGACCGCATGGAAGACATCATCGCCTCCTTGCAGCGCGACGGCTCAGAACTGGCGCTTTCAACGCTGAAGACGCTGAACGAGAAATCGCCGCGCGGCATGGTGGTGACGCTGAAACTGCTGCGGCTGGCGCGCGCGGCATCGTCGCTAGAGGAATGCCTGGTGCGGGAATATCGCGCCGCGCTGGAAGTCTTCGCCAGCGATGATTTTCGCGAGGGCGTGCGCGCCGCCGTGATCGACAAGGACCGTAATCCAAGGTGGTCGCCGCCGCGAATTGAAGACGTGACGCCGGCAATGGTCGCGCCTTACTTCGCCGAGATCGGCGCCAATGAGCTGAAATTCAACTGA
- the mmsB gene encoding 3-hydroxyisobutyrate dehydrogenase, which translates to MANIAFIGLGNMGGPMASNLVKAGHKVTAFDLVAASRDQAKADGAAIAESSVASVKGADVIITMLPAGKHVLSVWNEVIPAMTKGTLIIDCSTIDVESAKQAHALAAKSGMLSVDAPVSGGTGGAKGATLTFMCGGEDKAFAAAKPVLENMGKKLVHCGGAGAGQAAKICNNMILGISMIGVGEAFTLAEKLGLSHQALFDVASTSSGQCWALTSYCPVPGPVPTSPANNGYKPGFASSLMVKDLTLAQDAANAAGAATPLGKHAQEIYKAFDAAGHGGVDFSGIIQHVRSLAGK; encoded by the coding sequence ATGGCAAACATCGCATTCATTGGCCTCGGCAACATGGGCGGGCCGATGGCCTCCAATCTGGTCAAGGCCGGCCACAAGGTAACCGCGTTCGACCTGGTGGCAGCCTCGCGCGATCAGGCCAAAGCCGACGGCGCCGCGATCGCCGAGAGTTCGGTCGCGTCCGTCAAGGGCGCCGACGTGATCATCACCATGCTGCCCGCGGGCAAGCACGTGCTGTCGGTCTGGAACGAAGTGATCCCGGCGATGACCAAGGGCACGCTGATCATCGATTGCTCGACCATCGACGTCGAAAGCGCCAAGCAGGCGCATGCGCTGGCCGCCAAAAGCGGCATGCTTTCGGTGGATGCGCCGGTGTCGGGTGGAACCGGCGGCGCCAAGGGCGCGACGCTCACTTTCATGTGCGGCGGCGAGGACAAGGCCTTTGCAGCGGCAAAACCCGTGCTGGAGAACATGGGCAAGAAGCTCGTCCATTGCGGCGGCGCTGGTGCAGGGCAGGCGGCCAAGATCTGCAATAACATGATCCTGGGCATCTCCATGATCGGGGTCGGCGAGGCCTTTACGCTCGCGGAGAAATTGGGCCTGTCGCATCAGGCGCTGTTCGACGTCGCCTCGACCTCCTCGGGGCAGTGCTGGGCGCTGACATCCTATTGCCCGGTGCCGGGTCCGGTGCCGACCTCGCCGGCGAATAACGGCTACAAGCCCGGCTTCGCCTCCAGTTTGATGGTCAAGGACCTGACGCTGGCGCAGGACGCGGCGAACGCCGCCGGGGCCGCTACGCCGCTGGGCAAGCACGCGCAGGAAATCTATAAGGCGTTCGACGCTGCCGGCCATGGCGGGGTGGATTTTTCCGGTATTATCCAGCACGTTCGGAGCCTCGCCGGGAAATAA
- a CDS encoding AMP-binding protein, with product MTTFQEARTFLLKHRADYDAAVKGFRWPDPVPFNWALDWFDAELAGNADSRDRTALWIVDPGDKETKLSFATLSRRSNQVANFLRAQGLRRGDHLLLLLGNVVPLWETMLAAMKLGAVVIPATTLLTSDELRDRLDRGRARVVVASQDQVAKFAGLGADNLVRIVVGASTTHDGWLPFELAAGGSETFAPDGPTNADDPMLLYFTSGTTAKPKLVRHSQRSYPVGALSTMFWLGLQPGDVHLNISSPGWAKHAWSCFFAPWNAGATVFVVNQPRFDAKALLATVGRCGVTTLCAPPTVWRLFIQEKLADFKVSLREVCGAGEPLNPEVIDQVKAAWGLTIRDGYGQTETTALAGNSPGQKVKVGSMGRPLPGYRVQITDGDGHVTKEGEVTLVLGADRPAGLMQGYQGEDGKLSGADGDLYRSGDVVFADDEGYLTFVGRSDDVFKSSDYRISPFELESVLLEHESVAEAAVVPSPDPIRLAIPKAYVLLVSGVERTPETALSIFWHLHTRLAPFKRIRKIELVTELPKTISGKIRRVQLRRLEHDNNRSDALRGAEFREEEFPELQKVRTAGLES from the coding sequence ATGACGACCTTCCAGGAAGCGCGGACCTTTCTGCTCAAGCACCGCGCTGATTATGATGCGGCCGTAAAAGGATTTCGCTGGCCGGACCCTGTTCCGTTCAACTGGGCGCTGGACTGGTTCGATGCGGAACTCGCAGGCAATGCCGACAGCCGGGACCGCACCGCGCTCTGGATCGTCGATCCCGGCGACAAGGAGACGAAACTCTCCTTCGCGACGCTGTCGCGCCGGTCCAACCAGGTCGCAAACTTCCTGCGCGCGCAAGGGCTGAGGCGCGGCGATCATCTGTTGCTGCTGCTCGGCAATGTCGTGCCGCTGTGGGAGACCATGCTGGCGGCGATGAAGCTCGGCGCGGTCGTGATCCCCGCCACCACGCTTCTTACCTCGGACGAATTGCGCGACCGGCTCGATCGCGGCCGGGCGAGGGTGGTGGTGGCTTCGCAGGATCAGGTGGCGAAGTTCGCAGGCCTCGGTGCTGACAATCTGGTGCGTATCGTGGTCGGTGCATCGACGACGCATGACGGCTGGTTGCCATTCGAGCTGGCGGCCGGCGGGTCCGAAACCTTTGCGCCAGATGGTCCGACCAATGCCGACGACCCGATGCTGCTCTATTTCACCTCGGGCACCACGGCAAAGCCAAAACTGGTGCGGCACAGTCAGCGCAGCTATCCCGTCGGCGCGCTGTCGACGATGTTCTGGCTCGGGCTGCAGCCGGGCGATGTGCATCTCAATATTTCCTCACCGGGCTGGGCCAAGCATGCCTGGAGCTGCTTCTTCGCGCCATGGAATGCCGGCGCCACCGTGTTCGTGGTCAACCAGCCGCGCTTTGACGCAAAAGCCTTGCTCGCGACCGTCGGGCGCTGCGGCGTCACCACGCTGTGCGCGCCGCCGACGGTGTGGCGGCTGTTCATCCAGGAGAAGCTCGCCGACTTCAAGGTCAGCCTGCGCGAGGTCTGCGGCGCCGGCGAGCCGCTCAACCCGGAAGTGATCGACCAGGTGAAGGCGGCGTGGGGCCTGACCATTCGCGACGGCTATGGCCAGACCGAAACCACGGCGCTCGCCGGCAATTCGCCGGGCCAGAAGGTCAAGGTCGGCTCGATGGGCCGCCCGCTGCCGGGCTATCGCGTGCAGATCACCGACGGCGACGGCCACGTCACCAAAGAGGGGGAGGTCACGCTGGTGCTCGGCGCCGACCGCCCGGCCGGCCTGATGCAGGGTTATCAAGGCGAGGACGGCAAACTGAGCGGGGCGGACGGCGATCTCTACCGCAGCGGTGACGTGGTGTTTGCCGATGACGAAGGATACCTGACGTTCGTCGGCCGCTCCGACGACGTCTTCAAATCATCCGACTACCGTATCAGCCCGTTCGAACTGGAAAGCGTGCTGCTCGAGCATGAATCGGTCGCAGAAGCCGCCGTCGTGCCGAGCCCCGATCCGATCCGGCTCGCGATCCCGAAGGCCTATGTGCTGCTGGTCTCTGGCGTCGAACGCACGCCGGAAACCGCGCTATCGATCTTTTGGCATCTGCACACGCGGCTCGCGCCGTTCAAGCGCATCCGCAAGATCGAGCTGGTGACGGAGCTGCCGAAGACGATCTCCGGCAAAATCCGCCGCGTCCAGTTGCGCCGGCTCGAACATGATAATAACCGCAGTGACGCGCTGCGCGGTGCCGAGTTCCGCGAAGAAGAATTTCCGGAGCTGCAGAAGGTGCGGACTGCCGGGTTGGAGAGTTAG
- a CDS encoding MaoC family dehydratase, whose protein sequence is MNEVWKKPPVSFEAYQAMVGKEIGVSSWHLIDQRRINVYADVIEDHQFIHVDPERAKKETAFGNTIAHGFLTMSLMSIMSYEVMPVIEGTAMGVNYGFDKLRFLSSVRAGSRVRGRFTLMEAKLRKPKELQSRTNVTVEIEGEDKPALVADWIGLIYFA, encoded by the coding sequence ATGAATGAAGTCTGGAAGAAGCCGCCGGTCTCGTTTGAGGCCTATCAGGCCATGGTCGGCAAGGAGATCGGCGTGTCGTCATGGCACCTGATCGACCAGAGGCGTATCAACGTCTATGCCGACGTGATCGAGGACCATCAGTTCATCCATGTCGATCCTGAACGCGCGAAGAAGGAAACCGCGTTCGGCAACACCATTGCGCATGGCTTTCTTACGATGTCTTTGATGAGTATCATGTCCTATGAGGTGATGCCGGTCATCGAGGGCACGGCGATGGGCGTGAACTACGGTTTTGACAAGCTGCGCTTCCTGTCGTCGGTGCGGGCCGGCTCGAGGGTCCGCGGTCGCTTTACGCTGATGGAGGCCAAGCTGCGCAAGCCGAAGGAGCTGCAGTCGCGCACCAACGTTACCGTCGAGATCGAGGGCGAGGATAAGCCCGCGCTGGTGGCCGACTGGATCGGGCTGATCTATTTCGCTTAG
- a CDS encoding SDR family NAD(P)-dependent oxidoreductase produces the protein MAIRFDGRVAIVTGAGNGLGRAHALGLASRGAKVVVNDFGGARDGTGGSLTPAEAVVEEIRKAGGTAMADGADVSKFGQVTAMVERATKEWGSVDLLCANAGILRDKSFAKMDIADFAKVLDVHLVGTFYCCKAVWDGMRERNYGRIVLTTSSSGLFGNFGQANYGAAKAGMVGLMNVLAEEGRKNNVRVNTISPTAATRMTEELLPPQALALMRPEAITPAVEFLLSEDAPTRTIMGAGAGSFAVIKIIETEGINLPQSDWTPDAIAAHFAEIDDVSKARALQGAFEQTQKYVAQAAARAGIKL, from the coding sequence ATGGCAATCAGGTTTGACGGACGCGTCGCTATCGTCACCGGCGCGGGCAATGGTCTGGGACGGGCGCATGCGCTGGGGCTGGCGAGCCGCGGCGCCAAGGTGGTGGTCAATGATTTCGGCGGCGCGCGCGACGGCACCGGCGGGTCGCTGACGCCGGCCGAAGCCGTGGTCGAGGAAATCCGCAAAGCCGGTGGCACGGCAATGGCCGATGGCGCCGACGTCTCGAAGTTCGGACAAGTCACGGCGATGGTCGAGCGGGCCACGAAGGAGTGGGGCAGCGTCGATCTCCTGTGCGCCAATGCTGGCATTCTTCGCGACAAGTCGTTCGCAAAAATGGACATAGCGGACTTTGCCAAAGTACTCGATGTTCATCTCGTCGGTACGTTTTACTGCTGCAAGGCGGTGTGGGATGGCATGCGCGAGCGCAACTATGGGCGCATCGTGCTGACTACCTCGTCGTCGGGCCTGTTCGGTAATTTCGGCCAGGCCAATTACGGCGCGGCCAAAGCCGGCATGGTCGGCCTGATGAACGTGCTGGCCGAGGAAGGCCGCAAGAACAACGTCCGCGTCAACACGATTTCACCGACGGCCGCGACCCGGATGACCGAAGAATTGCTGCCGCCGCAGGCGCTGGCCTTGATGCGCCCCGAGGCGATTACGCCGGCGGTGGAATTCCTGCTCAGCGAGGACGCGCCGACCCGCACCATCATGGGCGCCGGCGCGGGCTCGTTCGCCGTGATCAAGATTATCGAGACCGAAGGCATCAACCTGCCGCAGTCCGACTGGACGCCGGATGCCATAGCGGCGCATTTCGCCGAGATCGACGACGTCTCGAAGGCCAGGGCGCTGCAGGGCGCATTCGAGCAGACGCAGAAGTACGTCGCGCAAGCTGCGGCACGGGCGGGGATCAAGCTGTAG
- a CDS encoding NAD(P)/FAD-dependent oxidoreductase, with product MSTISQFVAVIGAGPAGLMAAEVLAQGGAYVTVYDAMPSAGRKFLMAGRGGLNLTHSEPLPQFLARYREATPHLKAAIEAFPPSALRDWSEALGQETFVGSSGRVFPKAFKASPLLRAWLRRLESMGVRLTPRHRWTGWDEQGDLCFDTPHGPRAIKTSATVLALGGASWPRLGSDGAWAEALAAKGVQISRLRPANCGFTINWSNIFRDRFQGQPLKGIALNFGAHNVRGEAIVTRSGIEGGAIYALSAELREAIDKSGSATLHITLRPDLDINDLIAKVSAPKEKQSLSTFLRKAVNLSPVAIGLLQEAAKASGAPLASMSPVDLANLINSVPIELTGTAPIARAISTAGGIPFSELDSDFMLRRLPGVFAAGEMLDWEAPTGGYLLQASFATGAAAGRGALKWLDG from the coding sequence ATGTCTACGATTTCACAATTCGTCGCTGTCATCGGCGCTGGCCCCGCTGGTCTGATGGCAGCCGAAGTGCTCGCGCAGGGCGGTGCATACGTCACCGTCTACGACGCGATGCCGTCGGCTGGTCGCAAATTCTTGATGGCGGGGCGAGGCGGGCTGAATCTCACGCACAGTGAGCCATTGCCGCAATTCCTTGCGCGGTACCGCGAGGCAACGCCGCATCTGAAAGCTGCGATCGAAGCGTTCCCGCCGAGCGCCTTGCGCGACTGGAGCGAAGCGCTGGGGCAAGAGACCTTTGTTGGCTCAAGCGGTCGCGTGTTCCCAAAGGCCTTCAAGGCGTCGCCGTTGCTACGGGCGTGGTTGCGGCGGCTGGAGTCGATGGGCGTAAGGTTGACGCCTCGTCACCGCTGGACCGGCTGGGACGAGCAGGGCGACCTTTGTTTCGACACGCCGCACGGCCCGCGTGCCATTAAGACGAGCGCTACCGTGTTGGCGCTCGGAGGCGCAAGCTGGCCCCGGCTGGGCTCCGATGGGGCATGGGCGGAAGCGCTCGCCGCGAAAGGTGTGCAGATATCCCGGCTCAGGCCGGCCAATTGCGGCTTTACCATAAACTGGTCGAACATATTTCGAGACAGGTTCCAGGGCCAGCCGCTCAAGGGCATCGCGCTGAATTTTGGCGCGCACAATGTCCGTGGCGAGGCCATCGTGACGCGCTCGGGCATCGAGGGTGGTGCGATCTATGCGCTGTCCGCCGAGTTGCGCGAGGCGATCGATAAGTCGGGGTCGGCAACGCTGCACATCACGCTGCGGCCGGATCTCGACATCAATGACCTGATCGCGAAAGTCTCAGCGCCCAAGGAAAAGCAATCCCTGTCCACTTTTCTGCGCAAGGCCGTGAATCTTTCGCCGGTCGCGATCGGCTTGCTGCAGGAAGCAGCCAAGGCATCTGGCGCTCCGCTGGCGTCGATGTCACCGGTCGATCTCGCAAACCTCATCAACTCCGTCCCGATCGAACTTACCGGCACAGCCCCGATCGCGCGCGCGATCTCGACCGCCGGCGGGATACCGTTCAGCGAACTCGACAGCGACTTCATGCTCCGCCGCTTGCCCGGCGTGTTCGCGGCCGGCGAGATGTTGGACTGGGAAGCGCCGACCGGCGGCTACTTGTTGCAGGCGTCGTTCGCGACCGGGGCAGCGGCGGGGCGGGGTGCGCTGAAGTGGCTCGATGGCTAG